In a single window of the Anaerocolumna cellulosilytica genome:
- a CDS encoding sigma-70 domain-containing protein, whose product MENKEKFQEMLTDILEVARVQSNQLGMNEIKSLFGDMNLSEAQYEHIFAYLAAHHIQIKGYVSNITEYAEAVQKQELEEEEAMKESATDETSKKQSSKDSAYLQMYLEDLEAISAAEEGEEDCLADRIRRGDARAKNRLIEINLRRVVDIALTYENQGITLEDLIQEGNVGLMSALEVLNELTQKGQEKEFIEAYIKNFMELSIEEQRESNSFESNILQRISYIRNASKELEEELLREPTLHELAQYTKLREEEVIDILNMSADGVKTEHSHGSKERGHSH is encoded by the coding sequence ATGGAGAATAAAGAGAAGTTTCAAGAAATGTTAACAGATATATTAGAAGTCGCCAGAGTGCAAAGTAATCAATTGGGTATGAATGAAATAAAAAGTTTATTTGGAGATATGAACTTAAGTGAGGCCCAATATGAACATATATTTGCTTATCTGGCAGCCCATCATATACAGATTAAAGGCTACGTATCAAATATAACTGAGTATGCAGAAGCGGTACAAAAACAGGAGCTTGAAGAAGAGGAAGCAATGAAGGAATCTGCAACTGATGAAACAAGTAAGAAACAATCATCTAAAGATTCAGCGTATTTACAGATGTATTTGGAAGACTTAGAGGCAATATCAGCAGCGGAAGAGGGAGAAGAAGATTGTTTAGCAGATCGTATCCGCAGGGGTGATGCACGAGCCAAAAACAGGCTAATTGAAATTAATCTTAGAAGAGTTGTGGACATTGCACTAACCTATGAGAATCAGGGAATTACACTGGAGGACTTGATTCAAGAGGGAAATGTTGGGCTTATGAGTGCGCTGGAGGTTTTAAATGAGCTAACCCAAAAAGGGCAGGAAAAAGAATTTATTGAAGCTTATATTAAAAATTTTATGGAACTGTCTATTGAAGAGCAAAGAGAAAGTAATAGCTTTGAAAGCAATATCTTACAGAGAATTTCATATATCAGGAATGCGTCAAAGGAATTGGAAGAAGAGCTTTTAAGAGAACCAACGCTCCATGAACTGGCTCAGTATACCAAATTAAGAGAAGAAGAAGTTATTGATATCTTAAATATGTCAGCAGATGGGGTAAAAACAGAGCATAGTCATGGAAGTAAAGAGAGAGGTCACAGCCATTAA
- a CDS encoding DUF3810 domain-containing protein: protein MNNRVTEHNKPDKRSETVTKMWYEGFLKKRVLLLFLTPVSLLLLWLVQKNTDIAEYVFARGIYKFLSQGISFLTGILPFSVMELEILLLPFLVIGYFIYQCYKIVRSLYRKQRDTGYQVITGFLNAGCTVSIIIFLYVILCGINYHRYSFGELTGLTIQDSSVEELYQLNVALAKEASELRYTLEQTEGVVQEDGTVSIELFDWKETADKAEDAYIKASETYPVLGGNYHSLKTVYFSEIMSMMEITGIFFPFTMEANVNIDVPDYSIPATMSHELAHLRGFMREDEANFIAYLVCKQSEDPVFQYSGTMLALTYASNQLYKQDEDLYYEVQGLFSKGMLADLREDYYYWAKFRNTAISAVSTAMNDNYLKANKQSDGVKSYGRMVDLLLAEYRHENEFE from the coding sequence ATGAACAACCGTGTAACTGAACATAATAAACCGGACAAGCGGTCGGAAACCGTCACAAAGATGTGGTACGAAGGATTTCTAAAGAAGAGGGTGCTATTATTATTTTTAACCCCGGTTTCTTTATTGCTTCTATGGCTGGTGCAAAAGAATACAGATATTGCAGAGTATGTATTTGCCAGAGGAATTTATAAATTTCTATCTCAGGGAATTAGCTTTCTAACCGGCATTTTACCCTTTTCTGTTATGGAATTAGAAATCCTTCTGCTTCCATTTTTAGTTATAGGATATTTTATTTATCAGTGTTATAAGATAGTTAGAAGTCTTTATCGCAAACAAAGAGATACTGGATATCAGGTTATAACAGGCTTCCTAAATGCCGGGTGTACTGTCAGTATTATTATCTTCCTTTATGTGATATTATGCGGTATTAATTACCACAGATATTCTTTTGGAGAACTAACCGGTTTAACTATACAAGACTCCTCTGTAGAGGAGCTGTATCAATTAAATGTAGCGCTGGCAAAAGAGGCCTCAGAACTTAGATATACATTGGAGCAAACAGAGGGTGTGGTTCAAGAAGACGGCACTGTGTCTATTGAATTGTTTGATTGGAAGGAAACGGCTGATAAGGCAGAGGATGCTTATATAAAAGCTTCAGAAACTTATCCGGTTCTTGGAGGAAATTACCATTCACTAAAAACAGTGTATTTTTCTGAAATTATGTCAATGATGGAGATTACCGGGATTTTCTTTCCGTTCACCATGGAAGCAAATGTTAATATTGACGTACCAGATTATTCAATCCCCGCTACCATGAGTCATGAATTGGCTCATCTTCGTGGATTTATGAGGGAGGATGAAGCTAATTTTATAGCATATCTGGTATGTAAGCAGTCAGAAGACCCAGTCTTTCAGTACAGCGGTACCATGCTTGCCTTAACCTATGCAAGTAATCAATTATATAAGCAAGATGAAGACTTGTATTATGAGGTGCAAGGATTGTTTAGTAAGGGTATGCTGGCAGATTTAAGAGAAGACTACTATTATTGGGCAAAGTTTAGGAATACTGCAATTAGTGCCGTATCCACCGCCATGAATGATAACTATCTAAAAGCCAATAAACAAAGCGACGGGGTAAAGAGCTACGGGCGCATGGTTGATTTACTTCTGGCAGAATACCGACATGAAAATGAATTTGAATAA
- a CDS encoding M18 family aminopeptidase, producing MDYRASALELIKYIKSATSPYQVVEEGIKILEAAGFQELKLSNPWELKAGGLYYMPIYGTTLFAFTVGEEFKAGQSLRIAAGHTDHPGFRVKPKAEIMAGEYYKLNTEVYGGPILSTWMDRPLSLAGRVALRSEDPFHPVLKIIDMKKPFLTIPNLAIHINREVNKGVELNRQTDTLPLLGMLNDRLNKDQFFLKFLAKELEVEVNDILDYDMYIYNAEEGNLLGIEEEFISCPRLDNLTSVLALLKGIVMGSRKEGINLIALYDNEEIGSRSKQGADSSLLTILLEKIYAGLGILHKERLYEAVADSMLISVDVAHGVHPNRPEKYDPTNYTKLGGGVVFKIDSNQKYTFDTEAVAVLQQVCEKSGVKYQKFVNRSDMPGGGTLGPIISSWLPMKTVDLGVPLLAMHSSRELMGTEDQLHLENLIQGFFSL from the coding sequence ATGGATTATAGAGCGAGTGCCCTGGAATTAATAAAATATATAAAGTCAGCAACCTCACCATATCAGGTGGTAGAGGAAGGAATTAAAATATTGGAAGCAGCAGGCTTTCAAGAATTAAAATTATCGAATCCCTGGGAGCTTAAAGCCGGAGGATTATACTATATGCCTATTTATGGAACTACTTTATTTGCTTTTACAGTAGGAGAGGAATTTAAGGCAGGACAGAGTCTGCGTATAGCAGCAGGTCACACGGACCATCCAGGATTCCGTGTAAAACCAAAAGCAGAAATTATGGCAGGAGAGTATTATAAACTAAACACAGAAGTATATGGCGGTCCCATATTAAGCACCTGGATGGACAGGCCTTTATCATTAGCAGGCAGGGTAGCATTAAGAAGTGAAGATCCCTTTCATCCTGTTTTAAAGATTATTGATATGAAAAAGCCATTTCTAACCATACCAAACCTTGCAATACATATTAATCGTGAGGTTAATAAGGGTGTAGAATTAAACCGTCAGACAGATACCTTACCTTTACTTGGGATGTTAAATGATCGTCTAAATAAAGATCAGTTCTTCTTAAAATTCCTTGCAAAAGAGCTGGAAGTGGAAGTGAATGATATTTTAGATTATGATATGTATATTTACAATGCAGAAGAAGGAAATCTGCTTGGTATTGAAGAGGAATTCATATCTTGTCCAAGACTGGATAATTTAACTTCTGTACTTGCGTTGTTAAAAGGAATTGTTATGGGATCTCGCAAGGAAGGAATAAACCTGATTGCGTTATATGACAATGAAGAGATTGGAAGCCGAAGTAAACAGGGCGCAGATTCATCTTTACTGACTATACTGTTAGAAAAGATTTACGCAGGGCTTGGAATCTTACACAAGGAACGTTTATATGAAGCAGTTGCAGACAGCATGCTAATTTCAGTGGATGTTGCTCATGGTGTGCACCCTAACAGACCTGAAAAGTATGATCCTACGAATTATACGAAGCTTGGTGGTGGTGTTGTTTTTAAAATTGACAGTAATCAGAAATATACCTTTGATACGGAAGCAGTTGCCGTCTTACAGCAAGTTTGTGAGAAGTCAGGTGTAAAGTACCAGAAGTTTGTTAACCGTTCCGATATGCCCGGAGGCGGTACACTAGGACCAATCATTTCTTCCTGGCTTCCTATGAAAACCGTAGATTTGGGTGTTCCATTACTAGCAATGCATTCTTCCAGAGAACTAATGGGTACAGAAGACCAACTTCATTTGGAGAATTTAATTCAAGGTTTCTTTAGTCTTTAA
- a CDS encoding LytR/AlgR family response regulator transcription factor yields MVLKIAICDDEEIFLEELLYQMSVELRKTDTKFHVTTYMNGVELLSDNEKEIFDLVVLDIEMPHLNGIEVAEQIRQRNPYVCIIFITNREDLVFQSLRYRPFRFIRKSKVYEELPEAIDGIIQKLNSENQYYTLSFNNSPIQLRISDIMYIESIKHDIYFNCQEQKYRVKSNLSKLEKEFGIHGFIRVHSGFLVNYRYIYSIDKTKVILNNKEMVPLSRHRLETVKQKLQLYARGMQG; encoded by the coding sequence ATGGTTTTAAAGATAGCAATTTGTGACGACGAAGAGATCTTTTTGGAAGAACTGCTTTATCAGATGTCTGTAGAATTAAGAAAAACCGATACCAAATTTCATGTCACTACTTATATGAACGGAGTGGAACTTTTATCGGATAATGAAAAAGAAATATTTGATCTTGTGGTTTTAGATATTGAAATGCCGCATCTAAACGGTATTGAGGTAGCTGAGCAGATTAGACAGAGAAATCCCTATGTTTGTATCATCTTCATTACCAATCGGGAGGATCTTGTGTTTCAATCCTTACGTTATAGGCCATTTCGGTTTATACGTAAATCCAAGGTATATGAAGAATTGCCAGAAGCAATAGATGGAATCATTCAAAAGCTAAACAGTGAAAATCAATATTACACATTATCCTTTAATAATTCTCCGATTCAGTTAAGAATCTCGGATATTATGTACATCGAAAGTATTAAGCACGATATTTATTTTAATTGTCAGGAACAGAAGTACCGTGTAAAAAGTAACTTAAGTAAACTGGAAAAAGAATTTGGGATTCATGGTTTTATTCGGGTACATAGTGGTTTTTTAGTGAATTACCGTTATATTTATTCCATAGACAAAACAAAAGTAATATTAAATAACAAAGAGATGGTGCCGCTTAGCCGACACAGGTTAGAAACTGTGAAACAAAAGCTCCAGCTATATGCAAGAGGTATGCAGGGATGA
- a CDS encoding sensor histidine kinase, protein MIWTIIEYVATLVQCLVSTEFVTRYLGLKKKDVKHFIAFITAFLVQVGATLIMNKITLFEGVAGLIYPSIVIIYGVFFLNGSIYEKIVIACIDNVLKMITGITILTLISYLSPMDVNLLIIQRGVERFIVLVMGLSSYFFLTRMILRLQKNNKFSLSIAEWLAILSVFITSFATGVLVFEILLSSPNTKMNDFYAVLIIAGLILINMLCYYIFAKVSDKNKEKMRYSLMELKLEEQEKNLLAMKQSYEEIRKIRHDMKNYVECAVTLLQNGKNSEASTYLGKLLEDKMSFVNQMVFTKNDAVNAIISSKMNVCKKNNINFKCEITGRVEQVSELDISILLANLLDNAIEASLKLKKDREIILNIYNEKNYLVVLIGNIIGESVLSKNPDLITTKKDKLHHGVGSISAKDIVHKHNGMMSIYEKEHYFYVDIWLGLNQENDL, encoded by the coding sequence ATGATTTGGACAATAATAGAGTATGTAGCAACCTTGGTACAATGTCTGGTTTCAACAGAGTTTGTAACTAGATATTTAGGGTTGAAAAAGAAAGATGTAAAGCATTTCATAGCGTTTATAACTGCTTTTCTGGTGCAGGTAGGTGCTACCTTAATCATGAATAAGATAACACTGTTTGAAGGGGTAGCAGGTCTTATATATCCAAGCATTGTTATTATATATGGTGTCTTCTTTTTGAATGGCTCCATATATGAAAAAATAGTGATTGCCTGTATAGACAACGTTCTTAAAATGATTACAGGTATTACTATATTGACATTAATCAGCTATCTGTCTCCAATGGACGTCAACCTGTTAATCATACAAAGAGGTGTTGAGCGGTTTATCGTATTGGTAATGGGCTTGTCCAGTTACTTTTTTCTCACCCGTATGATTTTACGATTACAGAAAAACAACAAGTTTTCTCTGTCCATAGCAGAATGGCTAGCGATTTTAAGTGTTTTTATAACTTCCTTTGCTACAGGCGTTTTGGTATTCGAGATTCTACTTTCCAGTCCAAATACTAAAATGAATGATTTCTATGCAGTTTTAATCATTGCCGGACTTATATTAATAAATATGCTTTGTTATTATATCTTTGCAAAAGTAAGTGATAAAAATAAAGAAAAGATGAGATATTCATTAATGGAATTAAAGCTGGAAGAACAGGAAAAAAATCTATTGGCTATGAAACAATCCTACGAGGAAATACGTAAAATACGTCATGACATGAAAAATTATGTGGAATGTGCGGTTACGCTGTTACAGAATGGTAAAAATAGTGAAGCCAGCACTTATTTAGGAAAGCTCCTTGAAGATAAAATGAGTTTTGTCAATCAGATGGTATTTACAAAAAATGATGCGGTAAATGCCATAATAAGCTCTAAAATGAACGTATGCAAAAAAAACAATATTAATTTTAAATGTGAAATTACCGGTAGAGTAGAGCAGGTATCCGAGCTTGATATTAGTATTCTGTTGGCAAATCTATTGGATAATGCCATTGAGGCAAGTCTAAAATTAAAGAAAGACAGAGAAATTATCTTAAATATATATAATGAAAAGAACTATCTGGTCGTTTTGATTGGTAATATTATTGGAGAGTCAGTTCTATCAAAAAATCCAGATTTAATTACTACCAAAAAGGATAAGCTTCATCATGGAGTCGGCAGTATCAGTGCAAAAGATATTGTGCATAAACATAATGGAATGATGAGTATTTATGAAAAAGAACATTATTTTTATGTTGACATATGGCTAGGACTAAATCAAGAAAATGATTTATAA
- a CDS encoding accessory gene regulator ArgB-like protein, producing the protein MANRFALRIADFLCRNNTIQHEDKEIYVYGFEILFSNIVNFILIMVMGLLLKQFHHALLFYIVFVVTRSYCGGYHASTYMKCNITFVGTFIVTVIASNMIYPTISFVYLIVFLAIYVGCVLEYAPIDNVHKRLTEEEKGRYRKISILISVFWTVTVFVLYFLSKHYATTLTLTLVMIAMLMLIEVNKKKESY; encoded by the coding sequence TTGGCCAATCGGTTTGCATTAAGAATAGCTGATTTTTTATGCAGAAATAATACAATTCAGCATGAGGATAAAGAGATATATGTTTACGGATTTGAAATTTTATTTTCAAATATTGTTAACTTTATTTTGATTATGGTAATGGGTCTGTTACTCAAACAGTTTCACCATGCATTGTTGTTTTATATTGTATTCGTTGTTACCAGATCATATTGTGGTGGTTATCATGCCAGTACATATATGAAATGTAATATAACTTTTGTTGGAACTTTTATTGTCACTGTGATTGCTTCAAATATGATTTATCCTACAATATCTTTCGTATATTTAATTGTGTTTCTTGCCATCTATGTTGGATGTGTCCTGGAATATGCACCAATCGACAATGTACATAAAAGATTGACAGAAGAAGAGAAAGGCAGATATAGAAAAATCAGTATTTTGATAAGTGTATTTTGGACTGTTACAGTATTTGTACTCTACTTTTTATCGAAACATTATGCTACTACATTAACTTTAACGTTAGTAATGATTGCTATGTTAATGTTAATTGAAGTCAATAAAAAAAAGGAGTCATATTAA
- a CDS encoding AgrD family cyclic lactone autoinducer peptide has protein sequence MNVKNSFLKTLAQIGLSSAKKAAGTASQYGIYQATEPKGISKISVNKNA, from the coding sequence ATGAATGTAAAAAACAGTTTTTTAAAAACACTGGCTCAGATAGGTCTGTCATCTGCGAAGAAAGCAGCAGGAACCGCATCTCAATACGGGATATACCAGGCTACTGAACCAAAAGGGATTTCTAAGATAAGTGTTAATAAGAATGCTTAG
- a CDS encoding DUF6240 domain-containing protein produces MNINGINTNGNLNGIQNVTTVTCKDVEAVSTDKKGMEEMSKVSSVEPSIENTYTVYDEEALKAENKDKETEPAVADEKLENSVEQMTEKDYQTIVEEGISLEKYTLEQLERMLERVKSQRNSNADGVEAAKQLLEEKAEAVNKISNYTGINKKIAQKLKEANLPVTEENILKVAGSIGMAQAALQLSDQSIRYLVKNDLEPTIENIYKAKFSTAGIVGKSGQNPDKSGLAAYSTAGSNSADILLSESEWQGLQGQLKVILENAGLNTDLESMDMAKWMIIHKLPVNDNTLWSYLDLKEVTTQVNEEELLDKSIDALSQGKSPKTVSLSRKAELKVNKLIKAVDTISDKAIETVVKKREDSIQNISIKELYGAQQGLKEADSQKAEVLETSKTKAANDFDIKTIIVRRQLEEIRLKMTVEAGGKLLKKGFQLDTDSLSKVIDGLKEIEDQYYKNLLEESKVEVNTANTELLKNSLEGVEELKSMPSYILGSTLHNKNLETVNSLLSEGSNSKRVLANQTYEALMTRPRADMGDSIQKAFRNVDDILKDLDMETTQANERAVRILGYNNIPINEENVEAVKGYDAQVNYLMKNFHPAVAVELIRNGINPLNMPIEELNQQIDTVRNEIGVSDEEKYSRYLWKLEKNNEITEDEKKTCIGIYRLLNTVEKSDGAAVGAVIKAEQNITMKSLLTAVRSKKAGGMDEVINDSYGELEKLTFSRERITDQINSSFSAYSSEELSGYEENKKQYIDYLVKDIMENITPDKLMESGNADALLDMSIEKLHEMLTQKEELSSTDYAYLESKTEEFKNLIGNREASTKLLNNYELPVTVPNLIAAGELLGKGKTAFTQWKEYARDEMLQTDDTGKRELLKNTNLDINSISDSLTDAMSEPETIKNQYQVIEQSMNEILDSFYSNPLITSSDVNTLQRISYGMSFLSKMATKESYEIPLAVGDNITNVNVTVLRNTKEAGKVNIKMDSEILGNVGVNISIKDNKVNALLTCDNRAGLEELASKRESLSEEIIAAGLEISQINYGIGNIIGDSYRYNNHSGSKEETERTSDSQNKVNTNALYSLAKTFLVHIKEIELVNNL; encoded by the coding sequence ATGAACATAAACGGAATAAATACAAATGGAAATCTCAACGGTATTCAAAATGTGACAACAGTTACCTGTAAGGATGTAGAAGCAGTTAGTACCGACAAAAAGGGTATGGAGGAAATGTCAAAGGTATCCTCGGTTGAGCCTTCTATAGAGAATACTTATACAGTCTATGATGAAGAGGCTTTAAAAGCTGAAAATAAAGATAAGGAAACGGAACCCGCTGTTGCTGATGAAAAGTTAGAAAATAGCGTGGAGCAGATGACGGAAAAAGACTACCAGACAATTGTTGAAGAAGGTATTTCCTTAGAAAAGTATACGTTAGAGCAATTGGAGAGGATGCTTGAACGAGTAAAATCACAGAGGAATAGTAATGCAGATGGTGTAGAAGCGGCAAAGCAGTTGCTGGAGGAAAAAGCGGAAGCCGTTAATAAAATTAGTAATTATACTGGCATAAATAAAAAGATAGCTCAAAAACTAAAAGAAGCGAACCTTCCGGTAACAGAGGAAAATATATTAAAAGTGGCTGGGAGTATTGGAATGGCACAGGCTGCCTTACAACTTTCGGATCAATCAATTCGTTACCTAGTTAAAAATGATTTGGAACCGACTATTGAGAACATATATAAAGCAAAGTTCAGTACGGCAGGTATTGTGGGCAAATCCGGACAAAATCCGGACAAATCAGGTCTGGCAGCTTATTCGACAGCAGGCAGTAATTCAGCAGATATTTTACTAAGTGAATCGGAATGGCAGGGATTACAGGGGCAATTAAAGGTAATTCTTGAAAACGCCGGGCTTAATACGGATTTAGAATCCATGGATATGGCAAAGTGGATGATAATTCATAAACTGCCAGTGAATGATAATACTTTATGGTCTTATCTGGATTTAAAAGAGGTAACTACGCAGGTAAATGAAGAAGAGTTATTGGATAAAAGCATAGATGCACTATCACAGGGAAAGTCTCCTAAAACTGTTTCTTTAAGTCGGAAAGCGGAGTTAAAAGTAAACAAACTTATCAAAGCAGTTGACACTATTTCTGATAAAGCCATCGAAACAGTTGTAAAAAAACGTGAGGACTCTATCCAGAATATTTCAATAAAAGAACTTTATGGGGCACAGCAGGGTCTTAAGGAAGCAGACAGTCAAAAAGCCGAAGTATTAGAGACTTCTAAAACCAAAGCTGCTAATGATTTTGATATAAAAACTATCATCGTAAGAAGACAACTAGAAGAAATCAGACTGAAGATGACAGTAGAAGCCGGAGGCAAACTGCTTAAGAAAGGGTTTCAGTTGGATACGGATTCTCTTAGTAAAGTCATTGACGGATTAAAAGAAATAGAGGACCAATATTATAAGAATCTGTTAGAAGAAAGCAAAGTTGAAGTAAATACTGCCAATACAGAACTTCTTAAGAATAGCCTAGAAGGCGTTGAAGAATTAAAAAGTATGCCAAGCTATATTCTTGGCAGTACCCTGCACAACAAAAATTTAGAGACAGTAAACAGCCTCTTGTCAGAAGGAAGTAATAGTAAAAGAGTTCTGGCAAACCAGACATATGAAGCCTTGATGACAAGACCCAGAGCTGATATGGGAGACTCTATCCAAAAAGCGTTTCGTAATGTGGATGATATTCTTAAAGATTTAGATATGGAAACTACACAGGCGAATGAGCGGGCTGTCAGGATACTTGGCTATAATAACATTCCAATAAATGAAGAAAATGTGGAAGCAGTCAAAGGCTATGATGCCCAAGTGAACTATTTGATGAAAAATTTTCATCCCGCAGTTGCAGTTGAGTTAATTCGTAATGGGATAAATCCACTTAATATGCCAATTGAAGAACTAAACCAACAGATTGATACAGTAAGGAATGAAATTGGTGTTAGTGATGAGGAAAAGTACAGCAGATATCTTTGGAAATTGGAAAAGAATAACGAAATAACAGAAGATGAGAAGAAAACATGCATCGGTATCTACCGGCTGCTAAATACAGTAGAGAAAAGTGATGGAGCCGCGGTTGGAGCTGTTATTAAGGCAGAGCAGAATATTACAATGAAAAGCCTCCTGACAGCAGTACGGTCAAAAAAAGCAGGGGGTATGGATGAGGTAATTAATGACTCCTATGGGGAACTTGAAAAACTAACATTTTCAAGGGAAAGAATTACGGATCAGATTAATAGCTCTTTTTCTGCATATTCTTCAGAGGAATTGTCAGGGTATGAGGAGAATAAGAAACAATATATTGATTATCTGGTGAAGGACATTATGGAAAATATTACGCCGGATAAATTGATGGAATCTGGGAATGCAGATGCGCTACTCGATATGTCCATAGAGAAATTGCATGAAATGCTTACGCAAAAGGAAGAACTGTCATCAACAGATTATGCATATTTGGAAAGTAAAACCGAAGAGTTTAAAAATCTGATTGGTAATAGAGAAGCATCTACAAAACTATTAAACAATTACGAACTTCCGGTTACAGTACCTAATTTAATAGCAGCTGGTGAGCTTTTAGGGAAGGGGAAGACTGCGTTTACACAGTGGAAAGAATATGCAAGGGATGAAATGTTACAAACAGATGATACCGGAAAAAGAGAACTATTAAAGAACACCAACTTGGATATAAACTCTATTTCGGACAGCTTAACAGATGCAATGTCAGAACCCGAAACCATTAAAAATCAATATCAGGTAATTGAGCAGAGCATGAATGAGATTCTTGACTCATTTTATTCCAATCCGCTTATTACTTCATCGGATGTTAATACGCTTCAAAGAATCAGTTACGGAATGTCTTTCTTAAGTAAGATGGCAACCAAGGAAAGCTATGAAATACCATTAGCCGTTGGAGATAATATAACCAATGTAAACGTAACAGTTTTACGCAATACAAAAGAAGCAGGTAAAGTGAATATAAAAATGGATTCAGAGATACTGGGAAATGTTGGTGTTAACATATCTATAAAGGATAATAAGGTAAATGCTTTGCTAACTTGTGATAATCGTGCCGGACTTGAGGAATTGGCAAGTAAGAGAGAAAGCCTTTCAGAGGAAATTATAGCCGCAGGGTTAGAAATTAGTCAAATAAATTATGGAATAGGTAATATTATCGGCGATTCTTACCGATATAACAATCATAGCGGTTCCAAAGAAGAAACAGAAAGAACGTCAGATTCACAGAATAAGGTTAATACAAATGCTTTATATTCTCTGGCTAAAACATTTTTAGTACATATAAAGGAAATAGAACTTGTTAACAATTTGTAA
- a CDS encoding flagellin N-terminal helical domain-containing protein codes for MRINHNISALKANNQLGRTNNALDKSLEKLSSGYRINRAADDAAGMAISQKMKTQIAGLEQASRNASDGISIIQTAEGALTEVNSMLQRMRELSVQAANGTNTTDDRKSIQSEIDQLKEEIQRISDTTEFNTKTLLDGNIDKKSYTNSTAAKLVSLSDAISSGEYTIVVGTPPKKASEIGTDIDETKFPAASGSTVSGKLNINGVEVEIAVGESFDEVFEKIREAGEIANVNVFTVDAAGDPCDINDTGARIAFETKGYGSDQKVAVYCDDNNLKSALGLTTTTKTLGVDAKVTLGNGFTTTATVTSSGNLVKVTDTNGFEMVFDVAESAAAGNSVTVTVLDAGPMKLQIGANENQTMDVRIPKVNPVTLGIDLVNICTEEGAQAAITSFDNANNQVSAIRAKLGAYQNRLEHSISNLDTTAENMTEALSRIEDVDMAKEMATYTQKNVLAQAGTSMLAQANQRPQTVLTLLQS; via the coding sequence ATGAGAATTAATCATAATATTTCAGCATTAAAAGCAAACAATCAGTTAGGAAGAACAAATAACGCTCTGGATAAAAGTTTAGAGAAATTATCCTCCGGTTATCGTATTAATAGAGCAGCAGATGATGCAGCCGGTATGGCAATCTCCCAAAAGATGAAAACACAAATCGCTGGTCTGGAGCAGGCATCCAGAAATGCTTCCGATGGTATCTCCATTATACAAACAGCAGAAGGAGCATTAACGGAGGTTAACTCCATGTTGCAAAGAATGAGAGAACTATCTGTACAGGCTGCCAATGGTACCAACACTACAGATGACAGAAAGTCCATACAGTCAGAAATCGACCAGTTAAAAGAAGAAATTCAAAGAATTTCAGATACGACTGAGTTTAATACAAAAACGTTATTGGACGGCAACATTGATAAAAAATCTTATACCAATTCGACAGCAGCTAAATTAGTTTCCTTATCGGATGCTATCTCAAGCGGTGAGTATACTATCGTAGTGGGTACACCACCAAAAAAAGCGAGTGAAATAGGAACGGATATTGATGAAACTAAATTCCCGGCAGCTAGTGGAAGTACCGTATCCGGTAAGCTTAATATTAATGGTGTAGAAGTAGAGATAGCAGTGGGCGAATCCTTTGACGAAGTATTTGAAAAAATACGTGAAGCCGGTGAAATTGCCAATGTAAATGTGTTTACAGTGGATGCTGCGGGTGATCCTTGTGATATAAATGATACAGGAGCCAGAATTGCCTTTGAAACCAAGGGTTATGGTTCTGACCAGAAAGTTGCAGTTTATTGTGATGACAATAACTTAAAGTCAGCTCTTGGATTAACAACTACCACAAAGACGTTGGGTGTTGATGCTAAGGTAACACTCGGAAATGGTTTTACTACCACAGCTACAGTAACATCATCTGGTAATTTAGTAAAAGTGACAGATACGAATGGTTTTGAAATGGTATTTGATGTAGCGGAAAGTGCAGCAGCAGGCAATTCAGTTACGGTTACTGTTCTGGATGCAGGTCCAATGAAACTTCAAATTGGTGCTAATGAAAATCAGACTATGGATGTAAGAATACCTAAAGTGAATCCGGTTACCCTTGGTATCGACCTAGTTAATATATGTACAGAAGAAGGAGCCCAAGCAGCTATTACAAGTTTTGATAACGCCAATAATCAGGTTAGTGCAATTCGTGCCAAATTGGGTGCTTATCAGAACCGTTTGGAGCATTCTATTTCTAACTTGGATACAACAGCTGAAAATATGACAGAGGCCTTGTCACGTATTGAAGACGTAGATATGGCAAAAGAGATGGCTACTTACACCCAGAAAAATGTTTTAGCACAGGCCGGCACCTCCATGCTGGCGCAGGCGAACCAAAGACCACAAACTGTTTTAACTTTATTACAGAGCTAA